A single genomic interval of Litoreibacter ponti harbors:
- a CDS encoding HlyD family type I secretion periplasmic adaptor subunit gives MATIDAAFDDELRGPSWVIRLVGLTVLAFIVWASFAWVDEIVRADGAFVSSSRPQIVQNLEGGILSELAVAEGDTVQPGDILARLSGTNFQTSVDDLQDQIDALEIRRMRLEAELAGQFDFIVPATLQNRQPEIVASERALLNARQSDYAGRTDGARAILKETSREKQLMEDLLAENIVSLLETTKARKAFSDAQAKYNEIVSRAELERASDYSDTLKELATLKQNLKLSRDQLQRTTIRSPMQGIVNKVAISTIGGVVRPGEEMFQIIPLGEELFVEAKVKPKDIANLRPGQDATVKLSAYDYTIYGTLSGKVQVISADTFKDERARDGDPHYKVTLSVDMANLSERQKSVEIRPGMLAQVELHTGEKTILQYLTKPLYKSREAFREP, from the coding sequence ATGGCCACGATCGACGCCGCCTTTGACGATGAGTTGCGCGGCCCCTCTTGGGTGATCCGTCTGGTCGGCCTCACGGTGCTGGCCTTCATCGTCTGGGCATCCTTTGCCTGGGTCGACGAGATCGTGCGCGCCGACGGTGCGTTCGTGTCCTCCTCGCGGCCCCAGATCGTGCAAAACCTCGAAGGCGGCATCCTGTCCGAGCTGGCCGTGGCCGAAGGCGACACGGTGCAGCCCGGCGATATCCTGGCGCGCCTGTCGGGGACAAATTTCCAGACCTCTGTGGATGATCTGCAGGATCAGATCGACGCGCTGGAGATTCGCCGGATGCGCCTGGAGGCAGAACTGGCCGGGCAATTCGACTTCATCGTGCCGGCGACGCTGCAAAACCGCCAGCCCGAGATTGTCGCGTCAGAGCGCGCCCTGCTGAACGCCCGCCAGTCCGATTATGCGGGCCGCACCGATGGCGCCCGCGCGATCCTGAAAGAGACCAGCCGCGAGAAGCAGTTGATGGAAGACCTGCTGGCGGAAAACATCGTCTCGCTGCTGGAGACCACGAAAGCGCGCAAGGCGTTCTCGGACGCGCAGGCGAAGTATAACGAGATCGTCTCCCGCGCGGAGCTGGAGCGCGCGTCGGACTATTCCGACACGCTCAAGGAGCTTGCGACGCTTAAACAGAACCTCAAGCTCAGCCGCGATCAGTTGCAGCGCACGACCATCCGCTCGCCCATGCAGGGCATCGTCAACAAGGTTGCGATCTCGACCATCGGCGGCGTCGTGCGCCCGGGCGAGGAGATGTTCCAGATCATCCCGCTGGGCGAGGAGCTGTTTGTCGAAGCCAAGGTGAAGCCCAAGGACATCGCCAATCTGCGGCCCGGTCAGGACGCGACGGTGAAGCTGTCGGCGTATGACTACACGATCTACGGCACGCTGTCGGGCAAGGTGCAGGTGATCTCGGCGGATACGTTCAAGGACGAGCGGGCCCGCGACGGCGACCCGCATTACAAGGTGACCCTGTCGGTGGACATGGCGAATCTGTCGGAGCGTCAGAAATCCGTCGAAATCCGCCCGGGCATGTTGGCCCAGGTCGAGCTGCACACGGGCGAGAAGACGATCCTGCAGTATCTGACGAAGCCGCTCTACAAGTCGCGCGAGGCGTTCCGGGAACCGTAG
- a CDS encoding TolC family protein yields the protein MGQQVGQARAKALRMVLAGTALIAVAGCMGNEATRDGFAPEKPATTENMRTTGRFAERVQSGGETTPIFGFLKRGASETPTRNANSLQVGENLGAPVVPAQPALAGGTGSKDGSQLIETLLKRQSVLDHSTPYGKVAGAVLAANSRAAEAELRAAKLRNEAASKNWLPTIGPAITLSSLGEMVASMVIDQVLFDNGRKKGERAFAKADVEVAAVALAEDTNDRVFTALELYLTAERARAQAAAGSKAAARMGEFTYIMERRVRGGVSGPADLQVLRQKLAQTENTRSSDMETARTAIAELNAMSLRPLGDVRGLASVSLPKGTTALPILKAEAEMERDIAQAKLSRAGFLPGVNARATVTDSGTDAGLTVGAPNGFGFGTKASLKAIEAAKDAASRRVDQASEDQARTQRRLEQTLVSLKRQQAQGEGLVASANANLQLFDRQYQAGQRPVMDVVRVFETKVRTDREQIALRYEIALVELQLAHNLGLLVDGEDI from the coding sequence ATGGGACAACAGGTAGGACAGGCACGCGCCAAGGCGCTGCGCATGGTGCTGGCAGGCACCGCACTCATTGCAGTGGCAGGCTGCATGGGGAATGAGGCCACACGGGACGGCTTCGCGCCCGAAAAGCCCGCCACCACCGAAAACATGAGGACCACGGGGCGCTTTGCGGAACGGGTACAAAGCGGCGGCGAGACGACGCCGATCTTCGGCTTCCTCAAACGCGGTGCGTCCGAGACGCCGACGCGCAACGCAAACTCCCTTCAAGTGGGCGAGAACCTCGGCGCACCGGTGGTTCCGGCCCAGCCCGCGCTGGCCGGTGGGACAGGCAGCAAGGACGGCTCCCAGCTGATCGAGACGTTGCTGAAACGCCAGTCCGTGCTCGACCACAGCACGCCCTATGGCAAGGTCGCAGGCGCGGTGCTGGCCGCGAACTCGCGCGCGGCGGAGGCAGAGCTGCGCGCCGCCAAACTGCGCAACGAAGCCGCGTCGAAGAACTGGCTGCCTACCATAGGCCCCGCGATCACCCTGTCGAGCCTTGGCGAAATGGTGGCCTCCATGGTCATCGACCAGGTGCTGTTCGACAATGGCCGCAAGAAGGGCGAGCGCGCCTTTGCCAAGGCCGATGTCGAAGTCGCCGCCGTCGCGCTGGCCGAGGACACCAACGACCGGGTCTTCACCGCGCTGGAGCTTTACTTGACCGCCGAGCGCGCCCGCGCGCAGGCCGCCGCCGGGTCGAAAGCCGCCGCGCGCATGGGGGAATTCACCTACATCATGGAGCGCCGGGTGCGGGGCGGGGTCTCTGGCCCGGCCGATTTGCAGGTGCTGCGCCAGAAGCTGGCCCAGACCGAAAACACGCGAAGCTCTGATATGGAAACGGCCCGCACCGCGATTGCGGAGCTCAACGCCATGTCGCTCAGACCCTTGGGCGATGTGCGTGGGCTGGCATCGGTCTCTCTGCCCAAAGGCACGACCGCGCTGCCGATCCTGAAGGCCGAGGCCGAGATGGAGCGTGACATCGCGCAGGCCAAGCTCTCGCGCGCGGGTTTCCTGCCGGGCGTCAACGCGCGGGCCACGGTCACCGATAGCGGCACCGATGCGGGCCTGACCGTCGGCGCGCCCAACGGCTTCGGGTTCGGCACCAAGGCGAGCCTCAAGGCGATCGAGGCCGCCAAGGACGCCGCATCGCGCCGGGTGGATCAGGCGTCAGAGGATCAGGCGCGCACGCAGCGCCGACTGGAGCAGACGCTCGTCTCGCTCAAGCGCCAGCAGGCGCAGGGCGAGGGGCTGGTGGCCTCTGCCAACGCGAACCTGCAGCTCTTTGATCGCCAGTATCAGGCCGGGCAACGCCCGGTGATGGACGTCGTGCGGGTCTTCGAGACCAAGGTGCGCACCGACCGCGAGCAGATCGCCCTGCGCTACGAAATCGCGCTGGTGGAGCTGCAACTGGCACATAACCTCGGGCTACTGGTGGACGGCGAAGATATATGA
- a CDS encoding ATP-binding cassette domain-containing protein gives MPAAPEKAGRFSKKLRARAELVSVYAGLLGVDMQPSDVVDAAVELPLDAAGVTPELIAKAMKSLGLVSGVRKTPLRADLWPALVEMKTGQLVLVLEQHDQTLTLFDQTVGDRRAEVPLAEFAAVFSGKVLKAESSIAQVEQKHKLDAKPKHWFWGEFTKYKKHLVEICAGSFVANLLAVAVALFSLQVYDRVIPHQSHATLWVLAIGAMGALTLEAFLKIARARMMDGAGRKLEVEVQRTLMQRLLGMKAGTPGATPSGTFSAMREFSSVREFFTASTVGSLTDVPFIFLFLALVFSIAGNVVWILIAGGVLMVLPGFFLQKRMMRLTEETQGASIKANRLLHEAIYEADTVKTHRGEDRFARTWDELTAVSALKSSEQRRLASALTFWSQGMQQATYVAAVVMGTFLVFAGEFTVGSIIAVGILTSRTLAPLTQLAGTMARWSNVKTALTALDEVVDAPQDYDPARSYLRREKITGRYELRDLIHRYDEDAAPVLDLGGMAIPAGQHVAVLGANGSGKSTLLKLLTGLYSPGQGRVLIDGIDMEQVHPKDLRRGIGYLSQEVRLFAGSLRDNLNLSGLERDDARLMDALDFAGLGRFVREHAKGLDLPIHDGGAGLSIGQRQSIGWARLWLQDPRVVLLDEPTAALDSALETALVAKLADWLKGRTSVIATHRMPILTLTERVLVLRAGKLSVDGPRADVLAHLQKAQGAPKGLSISTGKES, from the coding sequence ATGCCGGCCGCGCCGGAAAAGGCCGGGCGGTTCTCCAAGAAGCTGCGCGCACGCGCCGAACTGGTTTCGGTCTATGCCGGGCTCTTGGGGGTCGACATGCAGCCTTCGGATGTGGTCGACGCCGCCGTCGAACTGCCGCTGGACGCTGCTGGCGTTACGCCGGAGCTTATCGCGAAGGCGATGAAATCGCTGGGCCTTGTGTCCGGCGTGCGCAAGACGCCGCTGCGCGCGGACCTTTGGCCCGCCTTGGTCGAGATGAAGACCGGCCAGCTGGTGCTGGTGCTGGAACAGCACGACCAGACCCTGACGTTGTTTGACCAAACCGTGGGCGACCGCCGCGCTGAGGTGCCGCTGGCCGAATTCGCCGCCGTGTTCTCTGGCAAGGTGCTGAAGGCCGAAAGCTCGATCGCGCAAGTCGAACAAAAGCACAAGCTCGACGCCAAGCCCAAGCATTGGTTCTGGGGCGAGTTCACCAAGTACAAGAAACATCTCGTCGAGATTTGCGCGGGCTCCTTTGTGGCCAACCTTCTGGCCGTTGCTGTCGCGCTGTTCTCGCTGCAGGTGTACGACCGGGTGATCCCGCACCAATCCCACGCCACGCTCTGGGTGCTGGCCATCGGCGCCATGGGCGCGCTGACGCTCGAAGCGTTCCTGAAGATCGCCCGCGCGCGGATGATGGACGGGGCAGGGCGCAAGTTGGAAGTCGAGGTGCAGCGCACCTTGATGCAGCGCCTATTGGGCATGAAGGCGGGCACACCCGGCGCGACGCCCTCCGGCACGTTTTCGGCCATGCGCGAATTTTCATCCGTGCGCGAGTTCTTCACGGCCTCCACCGTCGGCTCGCTGACGGATGTGCCGTTCATCTTTCTGTTCCTGGCTTTGGTGTTCTCCATCGCGGGCAACGTGGTCTGGATCCTGATCGCAGGCGGCGTGCTGATGGTGCTGCCGGGCTTCTTCTTGCAAAAGCGCATGATGCGCCTGACTGAAGAGACCCAGGGCGCGTCGATCAAGGCCAACCGCCTGCTGCACGAGGCGATCTACGAAGCCGACACGGTCAAGACCCACCGCGGCGAGGACCGCTTCGCCCGAACCTGGGACGAGCTGACGGCCGTCTCCGCGCTGAAATCCTCCGAGCAGCGCCGCCTAGCCTCGGCGCTCACCTTCTGGTCCCAGGGCATGCAGCAGGCCACTTATGTGGCCGCCGTCGTCATGGGCACCTTCCTGGTCTTCGCGGGCGAGTTCACCGTGGGCTCGATCATCGCTGTTGGTATCCTGACTTCGCGCACGCTGGCGCCGCTGACCCAGCTCGCAGGCACAATGGCCCGTTGGTCGAATGTGAAAACCGCGCTGACCGCGCTGGACGAGGTGGTCGACGCGCCGCAAGACTACGACCCCGCCCGCAGCTACCTGCGCCGCGAGAAGATCACTGGCCGCTACGAGCTGCGCGACTTGATCCACCGCTACGACGAAGACGCGGCCCCGGTGCTGGATCTGGGCGGCATGGCGATCCCGGCGGGCCAGCATGTGGCCGTGCTGGGCGCGAATGGCTCTGGCAAGTCGACCCTGCTGAAGCTTCTGACCGGGCTCTATTCCCCGGGCCAGGGCCGCGTGCTGATCGACGGAATTGATATGGAGCAGGTGCACCCGAAGGACCTGCGCCGCGGGATCGGCTATCTGAGCCAGGAAGTGCGCCTGTTCGCGGGCTCGCTCCGCGATAACCTGAACCTGTCGGGTCTTGAGCGCGACGACGCCCGCCTGATGGATGCGCTGGATTTCGCGGGCTTGGGCCGCTTCGTGCGCGAACATGCCAAGGGTCTGGACCTGCCGATCCATGATGGTGGGGCCGGGCTGTCCATCGGCCAGCGTCAAAGCATCGGCTGGGCGCGGCTGTGGCTGCAGGACCCGCGCGTTGTATTGCTCGACGAGCCGACCGCCGCGCTCGACAGCGCATTGGAAACCGCTCTAGTGGCCAAGCTGGCCGACTGGCTCAAGGGCCGCACGTCGGTGATCGCAACGCACCGGATGCCGATCCTGACCCTAACCGAGCGGGTGCTGGTGCTGCGCGCGGGCAAGCTGTCCGTCGATGGCCCTCGCGCGGATGTGCTGGCTCATCTGCAAAAGGCGCAAGGCGCGCCCAAGGGCCTGTCCATTTCCACCGGCAAGGAGAGCTGA